A segment of the Leptolyngbya sp. NIES-3755 genome:
GCAAACTTCTAGATCTGAATCAGCCTCGAAATTCTCAGCAACAGATGGCAGAGTTGATTCATACAACTGTTTCCGCTGTGATGAAAGAACAGGTTTCTACGATCGTTCAGCAAATTGTACAAGAAGTGGGAACGAGTCGGAAAAAAGCGATCGTTCCAGTTGAGGAATTAGAGGAGAGAGTTAAAACAGAAGGATTCGAGAAATTAACTGCTGCCGAACTAAAATCGTTAGCAAAAGGACGAGGATTAACAGGATATTCGAGCAAGCGAAAAGCTGACCTCATCGCCTTCATCAAACAGTCTGAAGTCTAAGAGCTGAAGTCTAAGAGCATGTTTGAAAAGTGTAAAAAGTCATCTCACTGCGTTCTATCCCGCCCCGGACTGGAAGTCGGGGCTAATCGAACGAAGTCCACTGAAGGGGACTAAAAGCCAATCTGGATCAAGTCTTCAGTCCTTTTCAAAGGACTTCGCACCGTTAGCCCCGACTTCCAGTCCGGGGCGGGTCGATACAATGAACGATACTTTTCAAACACGCTCTAAGCCTTTCTCCGAACGCCGCTTAGTTTTAGAACGTCTTCCATCGTGGAACAATAATTTTCCATTCCGAATGTCGCAGGACTAACCGGATTCAAATGAGTGAAATGGCGGTAGCGCAGTGCAAATCGATCCCATTCACCGACTTGAATCCGGAACAAAAAGATAATCAAATCTGCCAGCCATAACAGTGGAATTCCGATCAGCGGTTTCAAGCCGAAATAATCACAGAGTTCCTCGATCGCTTGATTCACCGTGATCTTCGGATTTCCTAGAACAATGCTTTTCTCAGCAGGCGGATGATCCACGAAACGCCGCACGACTTGAGCAATATCATGTCCATGAATAAAGTGGAAGCTGCCATCTGCCCGAAACAGCCGAATCAATTTTGCCTGCTTCATCACATCTGGAATTCCCGCCGTGATTGCGGAATAAGGATAACGCTCGCCGCCACCGATTACTAGAGTTGGGAAAAGTTTAGTAATTTTGGGTGCGATCGCTAAGCTCTCTAATTTTTCGCAGCAAAGATACTTCGATTTGAGATAGTCATTCCCGATCTCCATTGCTTCGGGAAGTAACTGATTTTGTCGATCGAGAATACTAGCCGTTGAGAAGTAAAGAACCTGCTCGATTCGGTCTGCATCCAGCATCAAGAGCAATTCGATGTTCTTATCAACATTTACAGCTTGAACACTGTCTCCACCCCAAGCGGTTGCTGCCAAGATTGCACAATCGATCGTTTTCAACAACTCTCGATGCTGCTCGATCTCACACAGATCGGACTCAAGCACCGTAATGCCCGATCGAGCCGTCACATCGATTTTCAGCTTATTGGCATCTCGAACGAGCAAAAATAGTTCGTGCTCAGTATCTTGAATGAGCGCTTCAACAAGATAGTGACCAATGCAACCACTAGCACCTGTCACAAAGATTCGCTTGGTCATTGAGGGAGTGAAGGATGAAGGACATGATTCGTGTGTGAGGAATCCCTTTGATTTAACAGAATATACGGATTCTGTGATTTCTGATCCCTGATCTATCTTTCATCCTTCAATTTCCTTTACCGGGTAGCCGTTAGCAATTGATCGACTTGTTTCGCGGTTTCAAAGAAATAAGCCGCATTTTCCTCCGGAGTATTCGGGAGAATCCCATGTCCCAGGTTCAAAATGTGACCTCGGTTGCCCGCTTTGCGAATCGTGTCGAGAATTCGATCGCGAATAAATTCCTTCGATCCAAACAAGACACCCGGATCAAGATTGCCCTGCACTTTCACGTCTTTTCCGAGTCGTGCCCGTGCATCCGCCATATCGACTGTCCAATCGATCGTTAAAATGTCCGCGCCCGCTTTCGACATCCGTTCAAGCAATCCAGCACTGCCAGTTACAAGCAGAATCAATGGCGTTTCAGGATGCACTTGTTTGATTTTGCTAAAGACTTGCTGTTGATACGGAAGCGCAAAAGTGTCGTAGTCTTGAGGGCTGAGTTGTCCTGCCCAAGAATCGAACATTTGGATCACCTGAGCGCCGCAGTCGATTTGATAGCAGGCATAAGTCGCGATCGCATCTGCCAATTTTGACAAGAGTTGATGCAGAATCGCTGGATCAGAAAACGCCATATTCTTGATAATCGAATAGGTTTTTGATCCTTTTCCTTCGACTGCATACGCCGCTAAAGTCCAAGGTGCACCGACGAATCCGAGAACGGTTGCTTCGTTCTTCACTTCTTCGCGCAGAGACTTGAGAATCGTTTTGATAAACGGCATCGTCTCTTCGGGAACCAAAGGATGCAAGCGATCGATTTGTGCCTGAGAGCGAATCGGATCAGCGATAATCGGACCCTTTCCTTCAGCGATATCCATTTCGATCCCCAATCCTGGCAGCGGAGTGACGATATCGGAAAATAGAATTACACCGTCCGGTTTGAATGCTCTCCAGGGTTGCAGCGACACTTCGATCGCGACTTCTGGAATCTCAGAGCGTTCGCGGAAAGAGGGATAGCGATCGCGTAAATCTCGGTAGGCTTTCATGTAGCGACCAGCCTGTCGCATCATCCAAACTGGGGGACGATCCAACACTTCACCCCGTGCAGCCCGTAACAAAAGTGGAAGTTGCGAAGAACCCGTCATGCAAGAAGCCTCTTAATAAATCCTTTTGTTTTCTACGTTTTCTAGACTATCACTGAGCGGATCTCTCCTCGTCGCAACCCCAAGCAATGTAACGGTTTTGAAATATTCCCTCTATCAAGTGGCATGTGTTCGTAATTTCGGAATGACTCTAACAACAGAGACAAGTCTCAAGCTTTAGTCGGATTAAACTCCGGTTTGAAATTTCTATTGTGTAGCTATTCGAGGTTGAGTTCATGAATTTGAAAAGAGGATAAAACAATGACTAAATTTGCTGCAAAACTCGCGATCGTCTCTGCTTTGATTTTGGCTCCGATGTCGCTGCCCGCAATGAGCCAAACCGGAACCGGAACCGGAACGGGAACTGGTACGACTGGAACGGGAACGACTGCTGTGGATACTGAATACCACCAAGAAGGACGCAACGGTTACTGGGGATTGCTTGGTTTGCTCGGCTTGTTTGGTTTATTGGGACGCAAGAGCAAGCGGGACGAGTATTCGGCAACCGGAACGACTGCATATCGTGATCCGGCAGATGCTTCGAGCACCCGCGATCGCTACTAATTTCGGTTAGTGAAACTCAGAAATTCAACAGCATGGGGGAACGATCTCTCATGCTGTTTTGTTGTGAAAGGCTTAAAACAGTTTGTGCAAGCAGTCAGCATCATTAATATTTGCGGAATACTTAGGTTAGAGTGTCGAATTTGCCCTTAATTCATGCTGTTTAAATTCTTCCGATTTTTCGCGATCGCGCTTTTCACCACGAGTTTAATGTTCTGTGTCGCACTGGAACTCGATATGAATTCCGCACTTGTGGCTGCACCCGTTCCAAGCAGTAGTCCTCAAGCTCCATTGCTCAAAATCACGCCGCTTCCAGTTCCCTCGATCGCGCCTCCTATTCCCTTGATCCAGCCTCCTAAAATTCAATCGTCTTATGGACATTTGCCATATCAGGAAGATGAACCTGCCCGATTGCAGACTGTAGGACAGTTTGTTCGAGGGGGTTCAGCAAGACCGGAAAGAATGGATCTCGAAGCGGTCAAAGCCTTTCAGGAAATGTCGATCGCAGCAAAAAAGGCGAAAGTTTCTCTGATGCCGATTTCGGGATTCCGATCGATTAAAGATCAAACATTCTTATTCGCTCGACAAACAGAGCGACAAGGGAGCAAAGCGGCAGCCGCAAGATGGAGCGCTCCACCTGGACATAGTGAACATCACACTGGATATGCACTCGATATCGCCGATCGACAACGCCCAGAAACGGATTTAAAACAAAGTTTTGCAGACACTCCTGCTTATCGATGGTTAGCGATCAATGCGAAGCAGTTTGGATTTGAATTGTCGTTTCCGCCGCACAATTGGCAAGGGGTGAGCTATGAACCTTGGCACTGGCGGTTTGTTGGAAGTGAGCGATCGGGTCAGATTTTTGCAGCCGCGAAACAATTGGCGGAAACGCATCAT
Coding sequences within it:
- a CDS encoding hypothetical protein (similar to AA sequence:cyanobase_aa:LBDG_58040) — protein: MTKRIFVTGASGCIGHYLVEALIQDTEHELFLLVRDANKLKIDVTARSGITVLESDLCEIEQHRELLKTIDCAILAATAWGGDSVQAVNVDKNIELLLMLDADRIEQVLYFSTASILDRQNQLLPEAMEIGNDYLKSKYLCCEKLESLAIAPKITKLFPTLVIGGGERYPYSAITAGIPDVMKQAKLIRLFRADGSFHFIHGHDIAQVVRRFVDHPPAEKSIVLGNPKITVNQAIEELCDYFGLKPLIGIPLLWLADLIIFLFRIQVGEWDRFALRYRHFTHLNPVSPATFGMENYCSTMEDVLKLSGVRRKA
- a CDS encoding uroporphyrinogen decarboxylase (similar to AA sequence:cyanobase_aa:LBDG_58030) → MTGSSQLPLLLRAARGEVLDRPPVWMMRQAGRYMKAYRDLRDRYPSFRERSEIPEVAIEVSLQPWRAFKPDGVILFSDIVTPLPGLGIEMDIAEGKGPIIADPIRSQAQIDRLHPLVPEETMPFIKTILKSLREEVKNEATVLGFVGAPWTLAAYAVEGKGSKTYSIIKNMAFSDPAILHQLLSKLADAIATYACYQIDCGAQVIQMFDSWAGQLSPQDYDTFALPYQQQVFSKIKQVHPETPLILLVTGSAGLLERMSKAGADILTIDWTVDMADARARLGKDVKVQGNLDPGVLFGSKEFIRDRILDTIRKAGNRGHILNLGHGILPNTPEENAAYFFETAKQVDQLLTATR
- a CDS encoding hypothetical protein (similar to AA sequence:cyanobase_aa:LBDG_58020); this translates as MTKFAAKLAIVSALILAPMSLPAMSQTGTGTGTGTGTTGTGTTAVDTEYHQEGRNGYWGLLGLLGLFGLLGRKSKRDEYSATGTTAYRDPADASSTRDRY
- a CDS encoding probable D-alanyl-D-alanine carboxypeptidase DacB (similar to AA sequence:cyanobase_aa:LBDG_58000) gives rise to the protein MLFKFFRFFAIALFTTSLMFCVALELDMNSALVAAPVPSSSPQAPLLKITPLPVPSIAPPIPLIQPPKIQSSYGHLPYQEDEPARLQTVGQFVRGGSARPERMDLEAVKAFQEMSIAAKKAKVSLMPISGFRSIKDQTFLFARQTERQGSKAAAARWSAPPGHSEHHTGYALDIADRQRPETDLKQSFADTPAYRWLAINAKQFGFELSFPPHNWQGVSYEPWHWRFVGSERSGQIFAAAKQLAETHHSSKLSVPD